A segment of the uncultured Desulfobulbus sp. genome:
TTGGTGCTGTGCTTGTGCCTGGAGCCAAAGCTCCGCGACTTATAACCAAAGAGATGTTATCGTTGATGAAGCCTGGGGCGGTACTGGTCGATGTTGCCATTGATCAAGGGGGGTGCTTTGAAACTTCCAGGCCCACAACCCATTCTGCACCCGTCTATAATGTCGATGGTATTGTCCATTACTGTGTGGCCAATATGCCGGGCGCTGTCCCGTTGACTTCGACCCAGGCGTTGACCAATGCTACCTTACCCTATGTGCTGACACTGGCAAACAAGGGGTGGCAACAGGCAGCTCGTGATGATCAGGGAATCCAGGCTGGGGTGAATATGGTGGATGGCAAGGTTACCTGTCCGGGGGTAGCTGAGGCCTTTGATCTTTCCTGTACAGCGTTGAAAACAATTCTTTAAACCGATTGTGTACAGCGGCGTTTGTGCCGATATAACTAAACAAAGGGCTTTGCGACAGATGCTGCTGCAAAGCCCTTTGTGCGTTTACTTTCCTACACCTCATGCAAGCATAGGTGCGGACGTTTGTTTTGCCAGAATCTGTGCGCTTAGAGTTGGCGAACTCCCGCGTCGCTGAGATAGCGTTTTGCCCGTCGTTTGAGCTTGGCGTTTGACTTGACCTCCTGGAGCAGATGTGGGTAACCAGCGCGGAACCAGGTGACCTTATCAGGGCTGTAGCCCCATTCCGTCACTGCCATGTAGGTGGCATTGTAACTGCGGTGACAGGCGGGGCCCTGACAGAAAAAGGCGATGGTGGCCGTGTCTTTACTCAGTCCCTTGTCAGCCAGTGCCTTGGCCAGAGACTCCGGGGTAAGGGTATTGGTGGTGTTGCCTTTTTTGCCATAGACCAGAAGCACAGCATTGCTCACTGTTCCCTGATTGAAAAAACTTTCAGGCCTGGTGTCGACCCAAAGGATGCTAGTGTCTTTTTTTAGATGTTCTATCGCCTCAGGTACATCCCAGATAGCCACGCCCCAGGGGAGCTGTTTGAACGAGCTGGCAAGATGTTCCTGGGGAATCTGGCCCTTGCTGACCTCTCCGGCTCCCGCAGGTTGGGTCCAGAAAACAGCACAGCACAGGATCAGGGCGAATAGAAAGAACAAACGACGAATCTCCAGCCTCATGTAAACCTCCTAGTTGTTGGTGGTGTTTAGGATGCACTGCGCAATTTAAAAATATCTATACTTTTCTTCAGGGTTTCTGCCAGTTGGACCAGTTGATCGGCCGAGGTGTTGAGGGATTGAATGGTGCTGCCGGTGACCGAAGCCACCTCTTGTAGTTCATCGATATTGGAAGAAAAACCGCTGGTGATGTTATGGGCGTTAGCAATATTTTGTGAGATATCCGTGGCAACGGCAGCCTGTTCTTCTACCGCGCTGGCTATACCGTAGGAGGCGTCCTTTGAACGGGAGACAATTTCGCCAATGGTCTTGGTGGAGTTGACCGCCTGGGTAGTGCATTGCTCGATGTTCATGACATCTCCATGGATGGACTGGGCCGTGCCCATACTTTTTTGGGCGAGATCTTTGACCTCGGCAGCGACCACGGCAAAGCCGCGACCGGCCTCACCGGCCCGAGCTGCCTCAATGGTGGCGTTCAAGGCCAGTAGGTTAGTCTGGTCGGCAAAATCGGAAATAGCCTGGTTCGCTTCGCTGATGCTGGCCACCACAGTACTGAGCTGATCCATGACCTTGCTGGTTTCCTCAGAGAATTTTTCTGCTTTGCGGGTAGTCTCGCTGGATTCGTTACTGGTACGGCTTATTTCCTGAATGGAGACCGACATTTCCTCGGTGGCGCTGGAAACCATCTGCAGATTAGTGGAGATCTGGTCAAAGGCCTCGGCCAGATTGCGGGTTTGTGACTCGATTACATCCAGTGAAACCTGAAGTTCGCTCGAAAGGCCGGTGACACTGCCAGCCATGGCCAGCAATCCTTCTGCGTTCTGGGAAATTTGCTCGATCATTTTTCCCAGGTTGCCTGTGATCGCTACCAGCGCCTTGCCTAGTACATCGCGATCCGAGGCAGGAATAACTTCACCTGTCAGGTCACCCTCGGCAATTTTTTGGGCAAGATTAGCCTGGTTGCGAATATGGATGGCCATGGCATTGAGGGAATTTTCCAGGGTTTTGATTTCTCCTGAGGCTTGCATCTGCAAAGAGGATGAAGCATCGCCGGTGGCCAAGGTGGTGGCAAAACCGATAATGGTGCTGATAGGGTTGGTGATGCCCCTGCTGACCATCAAGTAGGCAAGGATCTGTGAACAAATAAGGATACTCAGGCAGATAATCAGTCCATAGATTTGGCGTTTTTGCTCTGCCTGTACCAGGTGAGTGGCGTTTTGGGCCACCAGAAGAGAGTTGCAGGCCTTGTTGTACGGATCCTTGATCGGAAGGATGTTGACTAGACAGTGCTGGCCTTCAAAACTGGTCTGAATAAAATGCAGGTTATGCAGGTTCTTCGGGAGTTGGCTTAAGAGTCGTTGCGCCAGCTCGGGAGATTCGCTCACCGGAAGGGCATGATGTGCTGGGTCATAGAGAAAGACGCGGGCTTGGGTCAACTCAGCAATACGTTGAACCCAACGTCCGGGAGCTGCGGCAAGTTCCACATAACCGATGGTGGCATCATCGTCATCAATGATACTTGAGAGGATGCAGTATTCGGCACCAATCTCGCGCATGCCGCTTTCGCTGCCTCGAAAGTACAAATGAAAAGCTGCGTCTTTGGCAGCTGCTGTAAAGGTGTCAATATACGTGCCAGGGAGAGCCTTCTTGCGTTTTGACACTCCTTTAACCTGCTGAAAAATAATATTTTTTTCCTTGTCGTAGACGCTGAAGCGGATGATGCCTTCTTCCACAAGAGAGAGAAACTGCCCTTCAAGCACCATGCGGGCAGTCTTGTTTTCGGGATCGATGGTGTAATCCACCAGCTCCATGATCATCAGAACATTGGTGAGCATTTTTTCCAGGTGCTTGGCCTGGCCAGCGATCACCGAGTCAAAAGCAATAGTATTGGCCGTATTGATTGCTCGATTGCGCTCACCCTTCAGTTGCCCGGTCCCCTGAAGATAGAGCGTGAGCATGGCCGGGACGAGGAGCAGTATGGGAACAAGAACTGCTCCCATAATTTTGATTTTAAGAGAAACCTTACCTGCAATGTTCATAAGAAATCCATCGGGTTAGAGGTTAACCGGGATTTAGATCACTTCAGGTGGACGTGGGGGCTAAATGAAGGGCAGGAAAAAAAGTTGAGCGGTGCTTTACTGCCCCGGGGCCATCAAAGATGGTGTAGCCTGAAGTGGTTGAGCGTGAACGGGTTTTATTGTGTGGAAATAAAATGTTCCGAAGGAATTCAGGGTAACTCTACAGGCAAGCGTATCACATGAAAGGAAAAAGTGAAGGGTAAGATTCTGTTTTTGGGAAATTGTTGCTGCAAAGAAAAAATGAGTTGAAACACTGGATTGGTCTTAGCTGTCTCGCCAGGAAAGAGGGGGGCTTGTGGAGCCCCTACTGTTTACACAAGGCTTGCAAGCGTTCCAGATTTTCCCGGTCTTCTGCCAAGTCAGCCCCTTTGTCGGTTTCCAGGGTCATGGGGAGGTGCTGGAATCGGGTATCGTTGACCAGGAACTCAAAACCGTCAAGACCGATACAGCCCTGGCCGATATGGGCATGCCGGTCAACTCGACTGCCGCAGTCTTTTTGTGAGTCGTTGAGGTGAAAGAAGTGGATGTTGTCCAGTCCCACCTGGTTGCTGAGGGCATCCATGGTCGCCTGATAGGTCTCCAGGGTGCGTAGATCGTAGCCTGCTGCAAAGATATGGCAGGTATCAACGCAGACACCGAGATGTTGCGGGTAGCGCGAATTGGTTAAGAGATGGCTCAGTTCCTCAAAACGACTCCCTAAAGAGGTGCCTTGGCCAGCGGTGGTCTCCAACAAAATTTTCAAGGGAGTGTCGAGTACGCCCGATCGTTCCAGTACCTGATCCAGGTTGTGCTGAATGCTGTCCAACCCGGCCTCAACGCCGCGGCCGCCATGACTGCCCGGGTGGATCACCACCAATGAGATCCCCAGTTGCTGACAACGAATCAGCTCCTGGGAAAAGGCGTTGATAGATTTATCTGCCTTTTCGGGATCGTCGTTGGCCAGGTTGATCAGATAGGAGGCATGGGAGGCGACCGGCATATTGCCCAGTTCCTGCCAACGACGCTGGAAAAGACCGATGTCCTGAGGGCTCAGCTCTTTGGCTTTCCACTGGCGCTGATTAGCGGTGAAAATTTGCAGGGATGCACCGCCAACCTGTTCAATATGGTCAAAAGCTTTGTGCAGCCCGCCTGCAATGGATTCATGGGCACCGAAAAGAGGCATCAGAATGATTCTCCAGTCATGGATGTGGGGGTTACATTTTCCATTGCTGTTCGAGATACTCCAAACCAGCATGGTTGGTGAGATCCAGCTGAATCGGGGTCACGGAAATATAGCCCTGGCGAATGGCCTGCTCATCCGTGTTGTCGCCGCCGGACCAGTGGACTGTGCCGCCACCGATCCAGTAATGTTTGCGGCCCCAGGGATCAGGAGTCTCCTGAATGGCATCCTGGTAACGTCTGCGTCCCTGGCGGGTGAAACGGATCCCTTTGATCTCCCCGGAGGGCAGGGAAGGGATATTGATG
Coding sequences within it:
- a CDS encoding rhodanese-like domain-containing protein, which translates into the protein MRLEIRRLFFLFALILCCAVFWTQPAGAGEVSKGQIPQEHLASSFKQLPWGVAIWDVPEAIEHLKKDTSILWVDTRPESFFNQGTVSNAVLLVYGKKGNTTNTLTPESLAKALADKGLSKDTATIAFFCQGPACHRSYNATYMAVTEWGYSPDKVTWFRAGYPHLLQEVKSNAKLKRRAKRYLSDAGVRQL
- a CDS encoding methyl-accepting chemotaxis protein codes for the protein MNIAGKVSLKIKIMGAVLVPILLLVPAMLTLYLQGTGQLKGERNRAINTANTIAFDSVIAGQAKHLEKMLTNVLMIMELVDYTIDPENKTARMVLEGQFLSLVEEGIIRFSVYDKEKNIIFQQVKGVSKRKKALPGTYIDTFTAAAKDAAFHLYFRGSESGMREIGAEYCILSSIIDDDDATIGYVELAAAPGRWVQRIAELTQARVFLYDPAHHALPVSESPELAQRLLSQLPKNLHNLHFIQTSFEGQHCLVNILPIKDPYNKACNSLLVAQNATHLVQAEQKRQIYGLIICLSILICSQILAYLMVSRGITNPISTIIGFATTLATGDASSSLQMQASGEIKTLENSLNAMAIHIRNQANLAQKIAEGDLTGEVIPASDRDVLGKALVAITGNLGKMIEQISQNAEGLLAMAGSVTGLSSELQVSLDVIESQTRNLAEAFDQISTNLQMVSSATEEMSVSIQEISRTSNESSETTRKAEKFSEETSKVMDQLSTVVASISEANQAISDFADQTNLLALNATIEAARAGEAGRGFAVVAAEVKDLAQKSMGTAQSIHGDVMNIEQCTTQAVNSTKTIGEIVSRSKDASYGIASAVEEQAAVATDISQNIANAHNITSGFSSNIDELQEVASVTGSTIQSLNTSADQLVQLAETLKKSIDIFKLRSAS
- a CDS encoding deoxyribonuclease IV, which translates into the protein MPLFGAHESIAGGLHKAFDHIEQVGGASLQIFTANQRQWKAKELSPQDIGLFQRRWQELGNMPVASHASYLINLANDDPEKADKSINAFSQELIRCQQLGISLVVIHPGSHGGRGVEAGLDSIQHNLDQVLERSGVLDTPLKILLETTAGQGTSLGSRFEELSHLLTNSRYPQHLGVCVDTCHIFAAGYDLRTLETYQATMDALSNQVGLDNIHFFHLNDSQKDCGSRVDRHAHIGQGCIGLDGFEFLVNDTRFQHLPMTLETDKGADLAEDRENLERLQALCKQ